The Streptomyces sp. NBC_01353 genome contains a region encoding:
- a CDS encoding carbohydrate ABC transporter permease: MEQPTKLGLVGKALVIVVVVALVAYPLLGVIGTSFASQRDIITSSGLVLWPDHPNLDAYRTVFTGGVVTRALLVSLGVTLVGTLASLLCTIGMAYGLSRRDVVGSRFILMTALFTMLFHAGVIPNFLLVKELGLYNTFAALVLPTMVSAFNLVVMRAFFMNLPEELYDAAKVDGAGDLRILVQIVLPLSKAVIAVVGLFYAVAYWNAYFNALLYLGDNDKWPLPMVLRTFVLQGQSLADGSVGEAVAPQQAVQMAVLVVAVVPILLVYPFLQRFFTKGVLTGAVKG; this comes from the coding sequence ATGGAACAGCCGACGAAGCTCGGCCTCGTCGGCAAGGCGCTCGTCATCGTCGTCGTCGTGGCGCTGGTCGCGTACCCGCTGCTCGGCGTGATCGGCACGAGCTTCGCCTCGCAGCGCGACATCATCACGTCCAGCGGGCTCGTCCTGTGGCCCGACCATCCCAACCTCGACGCCTACCGCACCGTGTTCACCGGCGGCGTCGTCACTCGCGCCCTCCTGGTCAGCCTGGGCGTCACCCTCGTCGGCACGCTCGCCAGCCTGCTCTGCACGATCGGCATGGCGTACGGCCTCTCGCGCCGGGACGTGGTCGGTTCCCGCTTCATCCTGATGACCGCCCTGTTCACCATGCTCTTCCACGCGGGCGTCATCCCCAACTTCCTCCTGGTGAAGGAGCTGGGCCTCTACAACACCTTCGCCGCCCTCGTCCTGCCGACCATGGTCAGTGCCTTCAACCTCGTCGTCATGCGGGCCTTCTTCATGAACCTGCCCGAGGAGCTGTACGACGCCGCGAAGGTCGACGGCGCCGGCGACCTTCGGATCCTCGTGCAGATCGTGCTGCCGCTGTCCAAGGCGGTCATCGCCGTGGTCGGCCTCTTCTACGCGGTCGCCTACTGGAACGCGTACTTCAACGCCCTCCTCTATCTCGGCGACAACGACAAGTGGCCGCTGCCGATGGTGCTGCGCACCTTCGTCCTCCAGGGGCAGAGCCTCGCCGACGGCTCCGTGGGAGAGGCCGTGGCCCCGCAGCAGGCGGTCCAGATGGCCGTGCTCGTCGTCGCGGTCGTACCGATCCTGCTCGTCTACCCCTTCCTCCAGCGGTTCTTCACCAAGGGCGTCCTCACCGGCGCCGTCAAGGGCTGA
- a CDS encoding ABC transporter permease subunit, producing MAETTSPPPRAVHRLSLRQRLQRDKVMLLLCLPGFLYFVVFHYAPLLGYVVAFQDYQPYLGYMHSVWVGFTNFTSAFTDPDFWSATGNTLTIAVVQLVLFFPVPIALAMLLNSIVSDRLRRFVQSVVYLPHFIGWVIIVSIFQQILGGAGVVPDLLAAIGLPRYDMMTDPDAFPWLLALQVMWKDAGWGTIIILAALLSIDRGLYEAAAMDGAGPWRRFWHVTLPGLSPVVVLLLILNLGNILTVGFEQILLQRDAVGPDAGEVLDTYVYFHGIKDNEWGTAAAVGLVKAVIGTVLVVGANKFAHRLGHEGVYRGADR from the coding sequence ATGGCCGAAACAACGTCCCCTCCGCCGCGGGCCGTTCACCGACTCTCGCTACGGCAGCGGCTCCAGCGCGACAAGGTGATGCTGCTCCTGTGCCTGCCGGGCTTCCTGTACTTCGTGGTCTTCCACTACGCACCGCTGCTCGGCTACGTCGTGGCCTTCCAGGACTACCAGCCGTACCTGGGCTACATGCACAGCGTCTGGGTCGGCTTCACGAACTTCACCTCGGCCTTCACCGACCCCGACTTCTGGTCGGCCACCGGCAACACCCTGACGATCGCCGTCGTCCAGCTGGTCCTGTTCTTCCCGGTGCCGATCGCGCTGGCCATGCTCCTGAACAGCATCGTCAGCGACAGACTGCGCCGCTTCGTCCAGAGCGTCGTCTACCTGCCGCACTTCATCGGCTGGGTCATCATCGTCTCGATCTTCCAGCAGATCCTGGGAGGCGCCGGCGTCGTGCCCGACCTCCTCGCGGCGATCGGCCTGCCGCGCTACGACATGATGACCGACCCGGACGCGTTCCCCTGGCTGCTGGCGCTCCAGGTCATGTGGAAGGACGCCGGCTGGGGCACCATCATCATCCTCGCCGCGCTGCTCTCCATCGACCGCGGCCTGTACGAGGCGGCCGCGATGGACGGAGCGGGCCCCTGGCGCCGCTTCTGGCACGTCACCCTGCCTGGTCTCTCCCCGGTCGTCGTCCTTCTGCTGATCCTCAACCTCGGCAACATCCTGACCGTCGGCTTCGAGCAGATCCTCCTCCAGCGCGACGCGGTCGGCCCCGACGCCGGTGAAGTCCTCGACACCTACGTCTACTTCCACGGCATCAAGGACAACGAGTGGGGCACCGCCGCCGCCGTCGGCCTCGTCAAGGCCGTGATCGGCACCGTCCTCGTCGTCGGTGCCAACAAGTTCGCCCACCGGCTCGGCCACGAAGGGGTGTACCGCGGTGCTGACCGCTGA
- a CDS encoding hydroxyacid dehydrogenase produces the protein MDPAQLDSVFPPDVHTRLLSTARLLRPGPLTEFSSPAARSLLAETEVLVTGWGCPAVDADVLDAAPRLRAVIHAAGTVKTFLTPEVHGRGIVVSSAAAANAVPVAEFAFAAIVLGAKRAFSLAELFRTRRTHRTPADLRGHPWLGVHGLTVGIIGASHTGRLLLDMLRLLDATVRLYDPYVTPAEAERQGWTLVDLDTLVATSDVVSVHAPDTPDTHHLLDRRRLGLMRPGTLVVNTARGALIDTEALTEQLVAGRLDAVLDVTSPEPLPEGHPLWDLPNAFLTPHLAGALGNEVGRLGALAVDELARFARGEPLLHPVRHEDLARRA, from the coding sequence ATGGATCCCGCTCAACTGGACAGCGTCTTCCCGCCCGATGTGCACACGCGCCTGCTGTCCACGGCGCGGCTGCTGCGACCAGGCCCGTTGACCGAGTTCTCCTCGCCTGCCGCCCGGTCGCTGCTCGCCGAGACGGAGGTGCTGGTCACGGGCTGGGGGTGCCCCGCCGTCGATGCCGATGTGCTCGACGCCGCGCCTCGCCTGCGCGCGGTGATCCACGCGGCCGGCACCGTGAAGACCTTCCTCACGCCGGAGGTCCACGGCCGCGGCATCGTCGTCTCGTCGGCGGCCGCGGCCAACGCGGTCCCCGTCGCCGAGTTCGCCTTCGCCGCGATCGTCCTCGGAGCCAAACGCGCCTTCTCCCTGGCCGAGCTCTTCCGCACGCGCCGCACCCATCGCACCCCCGCCGACCTGCGCGGCCACCCCTGGCTCGGCGTGCACGGACTGACCGTCGGGATCATCGGCGCCTCCCACACCGGCCGCCTGCTGCTCGACATGCTGCGGCTGCTCGACGCCACGGTGCGGCTCTACGACCCGTACGTCACACCCGCCGAGGCCGAGCGCCAGGGCTGGACCCTCGTCGACCTGGACACCCTCGTCGCCACCAGCGACGTGGTCTCGGTCCACGCGCCCGACACCCCGGACACCCACCACCTCCTGGACCGCCGTCGCCTCGGCCTGATGCGGCCCGGAACGCTCGTGGTCAACACCGCCCGCGGCGCGCTGATCGACACCGAGGCCCTCACCGAACAGCTCGTCGCCGGCCGCCTCGACGCCGTGCTCGACGTCACCTCCCCCGAGCCCCTCCCCGAGGGTCACCCCCTGTGGGATCTGCCGAACGCGTTCCTCACCCCCCACCTCGCCGGCGCCCTCGGCAACGAGGTCGGCCGCCTGGGTGCGCTGGCCGTCGACGAACTCGCCCGCTTCGCCCGGGGCGAGCCTCTGCTGCACCCCGTCCGCCATGAAGATCTGGCGCGCCGCGCATGA
- a CDS encoding LacI family DNA-binding transcriptional regulator, whose protein sequence is MTNRKAAAEGQRRATVVDVARHAGVSTATVSRVMNRNYPVSAVTRERVEAAVRELGYVVNAHARALAGTDGQTVGIIVNDVVDPFYAFIARGVEREASAGNRLCLVCTTQGDPKRELGAIELMQERRAAAVILVGGSTDDRSYTRELARKARELDDGGMKLVLCGRPSIGDEVPTSSVEYDNEGGAFAITDHLLTNGHERILYLGGPPALSTTRDRLAGHRRALALRGVQPAPELVRTGAFSPAFGWRELSRILASGLEFTAVFAANDMVAIGALQALEEAGRRVPEDISLVGYDDIPAALTVRPRLTTVHVPLEEMGRRAVRSALPLEDDDAWRPPAARRVRLGTHVVVRDSVAPRR, encoded by the coding sequence ATGACCAACAGGAAGGCGGCCGCCGAAGGGCAGCGCCGCGCCACCGTCGTGGACGTCGCCCGGCACGCCGGTGTCTCGACGGCGACGGTCTCCCGCGTCATGAACCGGAACTATCCCGTCTCGGCCGTCACACGGGAACGGGTCGAAGCCGCCGTGCGCGAACTCGGCTATGTGGTCAACGCCCATGCCCGCGCCCTGGCGGGCACGGACGGCCAGACGGTCGGCATCATCGTCAACGATGTCGTCGACCCCTTCTACGCCTTCATCGCGCGCGGTGTGGAACGCGAGGCCTCGGCCGGCAACCGGCTGTGCCTGGTGTGCACCACCCAGGGCGATCCGAAGCGTGAGCTGGGGGCCATCGAGCTGATGCAGGAGCGCCGGGCCGCCGCGGTGATCCTCGTCGGCGGCAGCACCGACGACCGCTCGTACACGCGTGAACTTGCCCGCAAGGCAAGGGAGCTGGACGACGGCGGTATGAAACTCGTGCTCTGCGGCCGCCCCTCGATCGGCGACGAGGTGCCCACCTCGTCGGTCGAGTACGACAACGAGGGCGGCGCCTTCGCCATCACCGACCATCTGCTGACCAACGGCCACGAGCGGATCCTGTACCTCGGCGGCCCGCCGGCCCTCTCCACGACCCGCGACCGACTGGCCGGACATCGCAGGGCGCTCGCGCTGCGCGGCGTCCAGCCCGCTCCCGAGCTCGTCAGGACCGGCGCCTTCAGCCCGGCCTTCGGCTGGCGCGAGCTGTCTCGGATCCTCGCCTCGGGCCTCGAGTTCACGGCCGTCTTCGCCGCCAACGACATGGTGGCCATCGGCGCGCTGCAGGCGCTGGAGGAGGCCGGCAGGCGTGTTCCCGAGGACATCTCCCTCGTCGGGTACGACGACATCCCCGCCGCGCTGACGGTGCGCCCGCGCCTCACGACCGTCCATGTCCCGCTGGAGGAGATGGGCCGTCGGGCCGTCCGCAGCGCGCTCCCTCTCGAGGACGACGACGCCTGGCGCCCGCCGGCGGCCAGGCGGGTGCGCCTGGGCACCCATGTCGTCGTACGGGACTCGGTGGCCCCCCGCCGCTGA
- a CDS encoding DUF2264 domain-containing protein: protein MPAPYVQLPATDRVLSPRTGWTRAHWEAVADALLAGVAPYATPGFAQYRLPGRAGWSGVVCDGLEGYARTFLLAAFRIAGAGGDVDPRLVERYATGLAAGTDPASGEAWPRLTDCSQQMVEAASVAIGLHETRPWIWDRLDTRVQERVVDWLSGFVGHRTWDNNWRLFQVVSEQFLASVGAPYAQEDIDGGLDRIDDWYLGDGWYTDGDGRNFDYYNGWALHLYPLLWARIAGEEDGDRAKVHKERLTAFLRGYAHFFGGDGAPVHQGRSLAYRYAAVAPVWMGALSGATPYAPGLTRRLASGAVRHFTERGVPDERGLLPLGWYDTFLPSTQPYSGPASPYWASKGFLGLLLPPDHEVWTARELPLPVEEADRYTALPVPGWLLHGTRHDGIVRLVNHGSDHNPPEPGPASDDPHYAKLAYSTHTAPESAPHAWERTVDNHIALVDTDGRAGRRVRIHPLGTGDRRAASWYAARLPGDDTEYRIETTSLLHGPWEIRVHRVEAPPGVTVREGGHALADARQPAAHTGPHWATARRLDGLTSAVVGLYGWHETAAVARDFEANALGPHSAVPYVRSAALPGGRSVHVTLVVLSGDAVHPAELHEAVSVTVDDGSGVTVRFPDGTELRA from the coding sequence GTGCCCGCACCGTACGTGCAGCTCCCGGCGACCGACCGCGTTCTCTCGCCGCGCACCGGGTGGACCCGCGCGCACTGGGAGGCGGTGGCGGATGCCCTGCTCGCGGGAGTGGCTCCGTACGCCACACCCGGCTTCGCCCAGTACCGGCTGCCGGGCCGGGCCGGCTGGTCGGGCGTGGTCTGCGACGGTCTGGAGGGGTACGCGCGGACGTTCCTGCTCGCGGCCTTCCGGATCGCGGGAGCCGGCGGGGACGTGGACCCACGGCTCGTCGAGCGGTACGCGACGGGCCTGGCGGCCGGCACCGACCCGGCATCCGGGGAGGCCTGGCCCCGGCTGACGGACTGCTCGCAGCAGATGGTCGAGGCCGCGTCCGTCGCCATCGGTCTGCACGAGACCCGACCCTGGATCTGGGACCGGCTGGACACCCGGGTCCAGGAGCGGGTCGTCGACTGGCTCTCCGGGTTCGTCGGCCACCGCACCTGGGACAACAACTGGCGGCTCTTCCAGGTCGTGTCCGAACAGTTCCTCGCCTCCGTCGGCGCGCCGTACGCCCAGGAGGACATCGACGGCGGCCTGGACCGGATCGACGACTGGTACCTCGGCGACGGCTGGTACACCGACGGCGACGGCCGTAACTTCGACTACTACAACGGCTGGGCCCTGCATCTGTACCCGCTGCTGTGGGCGCGGATCGCCGGCGAGGAGGACGGCGACCGGGCCAAGGTCCACAAGGAGCGCCTCACCGCGTTCCTGCGCGGATACGCGCACTTCTTCGGCGGCGACGGCGCGCCCGTGCACCAGGGCCGCTCGCTCGCCTACCGGTACGCCGCCGTCGCCCCGGTCTGGATGGGTGCGCTCAGCGGTGCCACACCGTACGCCCCCGGTCTGACCCGCCGTCTCGCGTCCGGCGCCGTACGCCACTTCACCGAGCGCGGGGTCCCCGACGAACGCGGGCTGCTCCCGCTCGGCTGGTACGACACCTTCCTGCCCAGCACCCAGCCCTACTCGGGACCCGCCTCGCCCTACTGGGCGAGCAAGGGCTTCCTCGGGCTGCTGCTGCCGCCGGACCACGAGGTGTGGACGGCACGCGAGCTGCCGCTGCCCGTCGAGGAGGCAGACCGGTACACCGCCCTTCCGGTACCGGGCTGGCTGCTGCACGGCACCCGGCACGACGGCATCGTCCGGCTGGTCAACCACGGCAGCGACCACAACCCGCCCGAGCCCGGGCCGGCGTCGGACGACCCGCACTACGCCAAGCTCGCCTACTCCACGCACACCGCACCGGAGAGCGCCCCGCACGCCTGGGAGCGCACGGTCGACAACCACATCGCCCTCGTGGACACCGACGGCAGGGCCGGTCGACGGGTACGCATCCACCCGCTGGGGACCGGGGACCGCAGGGCCGCCTCCTGGTACGCGGCGCGGCTCCCCGGCGACGACACCGAGTACCGCATCGAGACCACCTCGCTGCTGCACGGACCGTGGGAGATCCGGGTGCACCGCGTCGAAGCACCGCCCGGAGTCACCGTCCGCGAAGGCGGACACGCGCTCGCCGACGCACGGCAGCCGGCCGCACACACCGGACCGCACTGGGCGACGGCCCGCCGCCTCGACGGACTGACCAGCGCGGTCGTCGGCCTGTACGGCTGGCACGAGACCGCCGCCGTGGCCCGCGACTTCGAGGCGAACGCCCTCGGCCCGCACTCCGCCGTCCCGTACGTCCGGTCCGCCGCGCTGCCGGGCGGACGCAGTGTCCATGTGACCCTCGTCGTCCTCTCCGGCGACGCCGTCCATCCGGCGGAGCTCCACGAGGCCGTCTCGGTGACGGTCGACGACGGATCAGGCGTGACCGTCCGCTTCCCCGACGGCACCGAACTCCGCGCCTGA
- a CDS encoding S28 family serine protease, with product MRAKRTAALISAALVCCSAVLAGAGPAAAETGEYTATDMRQQLDGIPGLTVVSVGEKGGYPYYTLTFTQPVDHRNPAKGAFEQRLTLWHKSTAAPMVLYTGGYTLATSTREITTLLDANQVSVEHRFFGSSRPDQVDWDDLDIWQEATDEHAVVEALKTLYTAKWIGTGASKGGMTQVYHERHYPQDLDAVVAYVAPDDAVNKDDQTYEKFFDSVGTPECRVALNAVQREMLVRRGALLPRFEANAVQKGYTFHHLGSVDRAYEFSVLDQVWNFWQSGTADNCATVPDARSATDEELWTWSLGHGLSVYHDGSGSPSGVGPYYRQAATQLGWADLKFTHLRDVRRYPGLYQPNSLLPAELRGAYDNGATRDVDHWVRTRGERMMFVYGQNDPWSAEKFKPSKHDSQLYVAPNTNHSALVSKLTPGDRAAAEATIRRWAAAE from the coding sequence TTGCGTGCGAAGCGCACCGCCGCCCTGATCTCCGCCGCCCTGGTCTGCTGCTCCGCCGTACTGGCCGGGGCCGGCCCCGCCGCCGCGGAGACCGGTGAGTACACCGCCACCGACATGCGGCAGCAGCTCGACGGGATACCCGGACTCACCGTGGTCTCCGTGGGAGAGAAGGGCGGCTACCCCTACTACACCCTGACGTTCACCCAGCCCGTCGACCACCGGAACCCCGCGAAGGGGGCCTTCGAGCAGCGGCTGACGCTCTGGCACAAGTCGACCGCGGCCCCGATGGTGCTCTACACCGGCGGCTACACCCTCGCCACCTCGACCCGTGAGATCACCACCCTGCTGGACGCCAACCAGGTCAGCGTCGAGCACCGCTTCTTCGGCTCCTCCCGCCCGGACCAGGTCGACTGGGACGACCTCGACATCTGGCAGGAGGCCACCGACGAGCACGCCGTCGTCGAGGCCCTGAAGACGCTGTACACCGCCAAGTGGATCGGCACCGGCGCCAGCAAGGGCGGCATGACGCAGGTCTACCACGAGCGCCACTACCCGCAGGACCTGGACGCGGTGGTCGCGTACGTGGCCCCCGACGACGCCGTCAACAAGGACGATCAGACCTACGAGAAGTTCTTCGACTCCGTCGGCACCCCCGAGTGCCGGGTCGCCCTGAACGCCGTTCAGCGCGAGATGCTGGTGCGCCGCGGCGCCCTGCTGCCCCGCTTCGAGGCCAACGCGGTCCAGAAGGGCTACACCTTCCACCACCTCGGATCCGTCGACCGCGCCTACGAGTTCTCGGTCCTGGACCAGGTGTGGAACTTCTGGCAGAGCGGGACGGCCGACAACTGCGCCACCGTGCCGGACGCGCGGTCCGCCACCGACGAGGAGCTGTGGACCTGGTCGCTCGGCCACGGCCTGAGCGTCTACCACGACGGATCGGGCTCACCCTCGGGCGTCGGCCCGTACTACCGGCAGGCCGCCACCCAGCTCGGCTGGGCCGATCTGAAGTTCACGCACCTGCGCGACGTCCGCCGGTACCCGGGGCTCTACCAGCCCAACTCGCTCCTCCCGGCGGAGCTTCGCGGAGCGTACGACAACGGCGCCACGCGGGACGTCGACCACTGGGTCCGTACCCGCGGCGAGCGGATGATGTTCGTCTACGGCCAGAACGACCCGTGGAGCGCGGAGAAGTTCAAGCCGAGCAAGCACGACTCCCAGCTCTATGTCGCACCGAACACCAACCACTCGGCCCTGGTCTCCAAGCTCACGCCCGGGGACCGCGCGGCGGCCGAGGCCACGATCCGTCGCTGGGCCGCCGCCGAGTAG
- a CDS encoding polysaccharide lyase 8 family protein, with translation MHDFTPRRRTLLAAGIGALLLPLAAGAAEAHAETIGATTDPFDTLRARAAELATGGAIDPTDPVYATALATLNTSAAAAWTTLDRTATRTALWTDLAPVTAPANFSLSYGRLLTLATAWATPGATLHGDEQVAAAVVEALAFLNDTAYHPAKPESGNWWFWEIGAPRNLMDVCVLLGDRIPAERIAAYCAVVDRFCANPDRRTNSPSLAETGANRADKAAIVALRGIVGHNADKLALARDGLSDVRDAGRNSLFTYVTSGDGFYPDGSFVQHSNVAYTGTYGNVLLSRVAYLVALLAGSEWRISDSGISVIHEAVERSFAAVTFDGLMMDAVRGRAISRDRERDFHTGAGTTTNMLLLATGAPPEYAARWRAIAKGWIRRNTDTPYLPLAGVPALQRAAAVLADPAVPTAPPAVGHTVFADMDRIVHRRDDWTLALSLSSRRIAAYEAGNGENLHGWYTGDGMTYLYGADRAQFSDGFWPTVNPYRLPGTTVDTRPRADAGSAPGTSTYKPTNAVAGGAVLRGRYGAAAMQLIAAGSTLRARKAWFCLDDAVVALGTGITASDGRTVETVVENRNLHAEGTNGLIVDGRARSDALGHSSVVPGARWAHLEGVGGYVFPGGADLSLLREERTGAWRDINTGADTGGSADMLTRRYATLWLDHGVSPTDTGYAYVLLPGHSVLRTAAWAASRPVEIVANTPEVQAVRVRQLGLIAAHFWTASGAAGITASGPGTILIQRRGAGVSVAVADPGRTETTLTFELPWAVKGVKRADDTITVTTGRRPVLTVQVGGSRGHTHTAELH, from the coding sequence ATGCACGACTTCACTCCCCGCAGACGCACCCTGCTCGCCGCCGGCATCGGCGCCCTCCTCCTCCCGCTCGCCGCGGGCGCGGCAGAGGCACACGCCGAGACCATCGGTGCGACGACCGACCCCTTCGACACACTCCGAGCCCGCGCCGCCGAGCTGGCCACCGGCGGCGCCATCGACCCCACCGACCCGGTCTACGCCACCGCACTGGCCACCCTGAACACCTCGGCGGCGGCAGCATGGACCACCCTGGACCGCACCGCCACGCGCACCGCCCTGTGGACCGACCTCGCCCCCGTCACCGCACCGGCCAACTTCAGCCTCTCGTACGGGCGACTGCTCACCCTGGCGACCGCCTGGGCGACTCCCGGTGCCACCCTGCACGGTGACGAGCAGGTCGCCGCCGCGGTCGTCGAGGCGCTGGCCTTCCTGAACGACACGGCCTACCACCCCGCCAAGCCCGAGTCCGGCAACTGGTGGTTCTGGGAGATCGGCGCGCCCCGCAACCTCATGGACGTCTGCGTCCTGCTCGGCGACCGCATTCCCGCCGAGCGGATCGCGGCCTACTGCGCCGTCGTGGACCGGTTCTGCGCCAACCCCGATCGCCGCACCAACAGCCCGTCCCTCGCCGAGACCGGGGCCAACCGAGCCGACAAGGCGGCGATCGTCGCCCTGCGCGGCATCGTCGGCCACAACGCCGACAAGCTCGCGCTGGCCCGCGACGGACTGTCCGACGTACGGGACGCGGGCCGGAACAGCCTGTTCACCTACGTCACCTCCGGCGACGGCTTCTACCCCGACGGCTCGTTCGTCCAGCACTCCAACGTCGCCTACACCGGCACGTACGGCAATGTCCTGCTCAGCCGGGTCGCCTACCTCGTCGCCCTGCTCGCCGGCTCGGAGTGGAGGATCTCCGACAGCGGCATCTCGGTGATCCACGAAGCCGTCGAGCGGAGCTTCGCCGCCGTCACCTTCGACGGGCTGATGATGGACGCCGTACGCGGCCGGGCGATCTCCCGCGACCGGGAGCGGGACTTCCACACCGGCGCCGGAACGACCACCAACATGCTGCTCCTGGCGACGGGCGCACCCCCGGAGTACGCGGCCAGGTGGCGTGCGATCGCCAAGGGCTGGATCCGGCGCAACACCGACACCCCCTACCTGCCGCTCGCCGGCGTCCCCGCGCTCCAGCGGGCCGCAGCCGTCCTCGCCGATCCCGCGGTTCCCACGGCCCCACCCGCCGTCGGCCACACCGTCTTCGCCGACATGGACCGGATCGTGCACCGCCGCGACGACTGGACGCTGGCCCTGAGCCTGTCGTCCAGGCGCATCGCTGCCTACGAGGCGGGCAACGGCGAGAACCTGCACGGTTGGTACACCGGCGACGGCATGACGTACCTCTACGGCGCCGACCGCGCCCAGTTCTCGGACGGCTTCTGGCCCACCGTGAACCCGTACCGGCTCCCGGGAACCACCGTGGACACCCGGCCCCGCGCCGACGCGGGCAGCGCACCCGGCACCAGCACCTACAAGCCCACGAACGCCGTCGCGGGCGGTGCCGTGCTGCGCGGGCGTTACGGAGCCGCCGCGATGCAACTGATCGCGGCCGGGAGCACCCTGCGGGCCCGCAAGGCGTGGTTCTGCCTCGACGACGCGGTGGTCGCCCTCGGCACCGGGATCACGGCCTCCGACGGACGCACCGTCGAGACGGTCGTGGAGAACCGCAATCTGCACGCCGAGGGGACCAACGGGCTCATCGTCGACGGACGGGCGCGGTCCGATGCCCTCGGCCACTCCTCAGTGGTCCCCGGAGCCCGGTGGGCACATCTGGAAGGCGTCGGCGGCTATGTCTTCCCCGGCGGGGCCGATCTGAGCCTCCTGCGCGAGGAGCGAACAGGGGCCTGGCGTGACATCAACACCGGTGCGGACACCGGTGGTTCGGCCGACATGCTGACCCGGCGATACGCGACGCTCTGGCTCGACCACGGCGTCTCGCCGACCGACACCGGCTACGCCTATGTGCTGCTGCCGGGCCACAGCGTCCTGCGCACGGCCGCCTGGGCGGCCTCCCGCCCCGTCGAGATCGTCGCCAACACCCCTGAGGTGCAGGCGGTGCGCGTACGACAGCTCGGGCTGATCGCCGCCCACTTCTGGACCGCGTCCGGTGCCGCCGGCATCACCGCGAGCGGGCCCGGCACGATCCTGATCCAACGGCGGGGCGCGGGCGTCTCGGTGGCCGTGGCCGACCCGGGACGCACCGAGACCACCCTCACCTTCGAACTGCCCTGGGCGGTGAAGGGCGTCAAGCGGGCCGACGACACGATCACCGTCACCACGGGCCGCCGGCCCGTTCTGACCGTCCAGGTCGGCGGCTCCCGGGGCCACACCCACACCGCCGAGCTCCACTGA
- a CDS encoding M60 family metallopeptidase — translation MPHLPALNRRSVLAGLAGAGTAGLLGTVPAQAATAAATGHSCTITVTARPAAESERLRLAQALRGSEFHATGLYAPPGAEVTLSVLPYDDLVPTLWIGLWDYYGTLTEPRAHALKPGANTVVDPHGGPVYLTLAGDGERAGVRFRSGAVPMPTYALGRTSEADYQARLDALTDVPYVELTAPHTILTLTREGALLHRNEDHDALLSLLETVIASHAAISGLDGSSPTHRRKAGPYHFTEVSKVPTGVGAYATHGYNGFPRAYLDRLTTVSGLRTRGWGLYHELGHLHQQMAYKPSGLTEVTVNIYSLAAQRSLGQPSNLLTVDPATGLNHFRSAQAKFGTAGLSYERSFGAYEKLVPLRQLELAFGEDFWPRLHRLVREENPQSDWTETAKRYRALATYSSRVAGHDLTAFFLDRWAFPIDATGRAELAALNLPTPPVDPSTLTD, via the coding sequence ATGCCCCACCTCCCTGCGCTCAACCGTCGTTCCGTCCTCGCGGGCCTGGCCGGTGCCGGCACCGCAGGCCTGCTGGGCACCGTCCCGGCGCAAGCGGCCACCGCGGCCGCCACGGGCCATTCGTGCACGATCACGGTGACCGCACGCCCCGCCGCCGAGAGCGAGCGGCTCCGGCTCGCCCAGGCGCTGCGCGGCAGCGAGTTCCACGCGACCGGCCTGTACGCGCCGCCCGGCGCCGAGGTCACGCTCAGCGTCCTGCCGTACGACGACCTCGTGCCGACCCTGTGGATCGGTCTCTGGGACTACTACGGCACGCTCACCGAGCCGCGCGCCCACGCGCTCAAGCCCGGGGCCAACACCGTGGTCGATCCCCACGGCGGTCCCGTCTACCTGACGCTGGCCGGTGACGGCGAGCGTGCGGGGGTCAGGTTCCGTTCCGGGGCCGTGCCCATGCCCACGTACGCACTGGGCCGCACCTCCGAGGCCGACTACCAGGCCCGGTTGGACGCGCTCACCGACGTCCCTTATGTGGAGCTGACGGCACCGCACACGATCCTCACCCTCACACGGGAGGGCGCGCTGCTCCACCGGAACGAGGACCACGACGCGCTCCTGAGCCTCCTGGAGACCGTCATCGCCTCGCACGCCGCCATCAGCGGTCTCGACGGGAGCTCCCCGACACACCGCCGCAAGGCCGGCCCGTACCACTTCACCGAGGTCTCCAAGGTCCCCACCGGCGTCGGCGCCTACGCCACCCACGGCTACAACGGCTTCCCGCGCGCCTATCTCGACCGGCTGACCACCGTCTCGGGCCTGCGCACCCGGGGCTGGGGCCTCTACCACGAGCTCGGACACCTGCATCAGCAGATGGCGTACAAGCCCTCGGGTCTCACCGAGGTGACCGTGAACATCTACTCCCTGGCGGCGCAGCGCAGCCTGGGCCAACCGTCGAACCTCCTCACCGTCGACCCCGCCACGGGCCTGAACCACTTCCGCTCGGCCCAGGCGAAGTTCGGCACGGCGGGGCTCTCGTACGAGAGGTCCTTCGGCGCGTACGAGAAGCTCGTCCCGCTGCGTCAGCTGGAGCTCGCCTTCGGCGAGGACTTCTGGCCCCGGCTGCACAGGCTGGTCCGCGAGGAGAACCCGCAGTCCGACTGGACCGAGACCGCCAAGCGCTACCGCGCGCTCGCCACGTACTCCAGCCGCGTCGCCGGCCACGACCTCACCGCGTTCTTCCTCGACCGCTGGGCCTTCCCCATCGACGCCACGGGCCGGGCCGAACTCGCCGCGCTGAACCTGCCCACGCCCCCTGTCGACCCCAGCACGCTGACCGACTGA